The genomic DNA CATCCAAGGAGGATCAGTCATGGAAATTGCTTTTCTCATCGGTCGCATCATCGTCGGGGTGTACTACCTGATGATGGCCTTCAACCACTTCACCCGGGTCGGCATGTTGAGCGGCTACGCCCAGTCCAAGGGAGTACCTGCGCCCACCCTGGCCGTGATCGGCAGCGGTGTATTGTTGCTCATCGGTGGCCTGAGCGTGCTCACCGGCTACCAGCCTGTCATCGGCGTCATCGCGCTGGTACTCTTCTTCCTGCCGGTCACCTTCATGATGCACAACTTCTGGGCCGTAGAAGACGAACAGGTCAAGCAGATGGAGATGGTTCAATTCACCAAGAACCTGGCCCTGCTGGGCTCGGCGCTCATGTACCTGGGTGTCCCCACCCCCTGGCCCTTCACCTTCTTCGGCGGGTAATGGTTCGAGGGTGATGGCTCCCAGTCCAGAGGCGGGCTGGCCTGGTCCGTTTTCAAACCTAGTACAGTCTGGCGTAAATACCACGGCAGAAATTCGGTGGCACTACCTCTGG from Litorilinea aerophila includes the following:
- a CDS encoding DoxX family protein, whose amino-acid sequence is MEIAFLIGRIIVGVYYLMMAFNHFTRVGMLSGYAQSKGVPAPTLAVIGSGVLLLIGGLSVLTGYQPVIGVIALVLFFLPVTFMMHNFWAVEDEQVKQMEMVQFTKNLALLGSALMYLGVPTPWPFTFFGG